A genomic window from Glycine max cultivar Williams 82 chromosome 17, Glycine_max_v4.0, whole genome shotgun sequence includes:
- the LOC100813733 gene encoding probable esterase D14L: MGIVEEAHNVKVLGSGTRHIVLAHGFGTDQSVWKHLVPHLLDEFRVVLYDNMGAGTTNPDYFDFERYSTLEGYAYDLLAILEELRVDSCIFVGHSVSAMIGTVASISRPELFAKIIMISASPRYVNDMEYFGGFEQEDLDQLFNAMAANYKAWCSGFAPMAIGGDMESVAVQEFSRTLFNMRPDIALSVLQTIFRSDMRQILNLVTVPCHIIQSMKDLAVPVVVAEYLHQHIGGASIVEVMSTEGHLPQLSSPDIFIPVLLKHIPLNIVIG, encoded by the exons atggggATAGTGGAAGAAGCTCACAACGTGAAGGTTTTAGGATCCGGCACGCGGCACATAGTTCTGGCTCACGGGTTCGGCACGGACCAATCCGTGTGGAAACACCTCGTACCTCATCTCCTCGACGAGTTTCGTGTCGTGCTCTACGACAACATGGGAGCTGGCACCACCAACCCCGATTACTTCGATTTTGAGCGCTATTCAACCTTGGAAGGCTATGCCTATGACTTGCTTGCTATCTTAGAAGAGCTTCGAGTTGATTCGTGTATCTTTGTTGGTCATTCAGTGTCTGCTATGATCGGTACTGTTGCTTCTATTTCTCGCCCCGAACTGTTCGCCAAAATCATCATGATCTCCGCTTCACCTAG GTATGTGAACGACATGGAATACTTTGGAGGGTTTGAGCAAGAAGATTTGGACCAACTATTCAATGCTATGGCGGCGAATTACAAGGCATGGTGCTCAGGGTTTGCTCCGATGGCCATTGGCGGGGATATGGAGTCGGTGGCGGTGCAGGAATTCAGCCGAACCTTGTTCAACATGAGACCCGACATTGCGCTGAGCGTGTTGCAGACCATTTTTCGAAGCGACATGAGACAAATCTTGAACCTCGTCACTGTCCCATGCCACATCATCCAGAGCATGAAGGACTTAGCGGTTCCCGTCGTGGTCGCGGAGTACCTCCACCAACACATTGGAGGTGCGTCCATCGTTGAGGTCATGTCCACGGAGGGTCATTTGCCGCAACTGAGTTCCCCTGATATCTTTATTCCCGTGTTGCTTAAACACATTCCCCTAAACATTGTAATTGGATGA